In Taeniopygia guttata chromosome 7, bTaeGut7.mat, whole genome shotgun sequence, a single window of DNA contains:
- the CAVIN2 gene encoding caveolae-associated protein 2, whose protein sequence is MGEAAAGGAVPPLPAAEAGGGQVNALTVLALLEKLVSMLEAVEGHQRQMDQRQRGLEGAVRGIQADLVKLCRSHGATGEAVEKLLEKSRKVCAHTRAVRERLDRQCDQVRRLEQHHAQLLRRDRFKVLIFQEENEIPASVFAKEPIPSITEGKEEPVDENKTLEETLHTVELGSDDEMFPEGDDLDDSAEEKTEESRAEKLKRSSLKKVDSLKKAFSRQNIEKKMNKISTKIVSPERREKIKKSLTVHHQKSSSAKGSGFKVGFGTKKGREGESPAEAEDRPSETASHEQAENEDEMSFADMHSDMTPTTSLAEEGKAAVDSLEKEARAEGKAAMNNNIELSIVEDDEEYGVPLEASSQKLFDERNNPAGGEMEQSDEETTQAAVLQVDQTA, encoded by the exons AtgggggaggcggcggcgggcggcgcggtgcccccgctcccggccgcggAGGCGGGCGGCGGGCAGGTGAACGCGCTGAccgtgctggccctgctggagaAGCTGGTCTCCATGCTGGAGGCGGTGGAAGGCCACCAGCGGCAGATGGATCAGAGGCAGCGGGGCTTGGAAGGGGCGGTGCGGGGCATCCAGGCGGACCTGGTGAAGCTGTGCCGCAGCCACGGCGCCACGGGCGAGGCggtggagaagctgctggagaagtCGCGGAAGGTTTGCGCGCACACCCGCGCCGTGCGGGAGCGCCTGGACCGCCAGTGCGACCAGGTGCGGCGCCTGGAGCAGCACCACGCCCAGCTGCTCCGCCGGGACCGCTTCAAGGTGCTCATCTTCCAG gaggaaaatgagATCCCTGCCAGTGTTTTTGCAAAAGAGCCCATTCCTAGCattacagaaggaaaagaagagcCTGTGGATGAGAACAAAACACTGGAAGAAACCTTGCACACAGTGGAGTTGGGTTCAGATGATGAAATGTTTCCTGAGGGAGATGATTTGGATGACAGTGCGgaggagaaaacagaagaatCAAGAGCTGAGAAACTTAAAAGATCCAGCCTCAAGAAGGTGGACAGCCTCAAGAAAGCATTTTCCCGCCAAAACATTGAGAAGAAGATGAACAAGATCAGCACAAAGATCGTGTCGCCTGAACGGAGAGAAAAGATCAAGAAATCACTCACTGTGCATCACCAGAAATCCTCCTCTGCCAAGGGCTCAGGTTTCAAAGTGGGATTCGGCACGAAGAAAGGCCGTGAAGGAGAAAGCCCGGCAGAAGCTGAGGACAGGCCCTCGGAAACGGCGAGCCACGAGCAGGCTGAGAACGAGGACGAAATGTCCTTCGCCGACATGCACTCGGATATGAcccccaccacctccctggcCGAGGAGGGCAAAGCAGCCGTGGATTCCCTGGAGAAGGAGGCCAGAGCGGAAGGGAAGGCCGCGATGAACAACAACATCGAGCTGTCCATCGTGGAAGATGACGAAGAGTACGGGGTGCCTCTGGAAGCTTCTAGCCAGAAACTGTTCGATGAGAGAAACAACCCAGCTGGCGGGGAGATGGAGCAATCTGATGAAGAAACGACCCAGGCAGCCGTCCTGCAGGTGGACCAAACAGCAtag